In the Deferribacterota bacterium genome, one interval contains:
- the raiA gene encoding ribosome-associated translation inhibitor RaiA encodes LQKNIGEKRGRAMNVKITAKNLELTDAIKNYIEKKLKRIDKYFDYVLDVSVILEVQRNVHSAEILVNAKGVFLKGLERTEDLYASIDLAIDKIERQLSKYKDKLKDKVGAEVQSKPFTLNVFESESFNEDKPKIIITKEMPAKPMSVDEAVMQMNLLNKNFFAFRNAETNDINVVYKRDDGNIGLIQP; translated from the coding sequence CCTTCAAAAAAATATAGGAGAAAAGAGAGGTCGAGCAATGAATGTAAAAATAACTGCTAAGAATTTAGAGTTAACAGATGCTATCAAAAATTACATTGAAAAAAAGTTAAAGCGTATTGACAAGTATTTTGATTATGTTTTGGACGTAAGTGTTATTTTAGAGGTTCAAAGAAACGTGCATTCTGCTGAGATATTGGTTAATGCCAAAGGTGTATTTTTAAAAGGCTTAGAGAGAACTGAAGATTTGTATGCATCAATAGATTTGGCAATTGATAAGATTGAGAGACAATTGTCAAAATACAAGGATAAACTGAAAGACAAGGTTGGAGCTGAAGTTCAATCTAAACCCTTTACATTAAATGTATTTGAATCTGAGAGTTTCAATGAAGATAAACCTAAAATTATTATAACAAAGGAGATGCCTGCTAAACCTATGAGTGTTGATGAAGCAGTGATGCAGATGAATCTTTTGAATAAAAATTTCTTTGCCTTTAGAAATGCCGAGACAAATGATATAAATGTTGTATATAAGAGGGATGATGGGAATATAGGTCTTATACAGCCATGA